The DNA region ACCTTATGCTGAAACACCTCTATGATAGCGGAAGGGATGAACTATCTTCATTGGATGAGATGTCCCATCTTTGTCAAAACATCTGTTAGTGACTAAGCAGTGGAGGTGCGGGTGCCAGTGGATATCGCTGCTACCAAAGGTCTGAATGGCCAAAATAATCCCGGGGGTAACGCTATTATCCACTATGACTATCTGCATCATTTCTTTGACCGTCTCATAGGCACAGCAGCTCAAACCGGAAAGAAGCCTTCTGTTATACCTGAAATACGTCCGTAGTATCTTCGGGAAGCTAAACTCAGGCTTGGTGTTGCTGAGAGAGACGAATGAGGTTGAGGCCGGGAAGATTCGACAGGCACATTGTGATAGACAGGCCGGGCTGAAAAGAACGGAAGGCGATCCTTGAAATCCATGTCAGGGGTAAGGTGGTGGCCGATGATGTCAACTTTGAAACCCTGGCCAGGGGAACTCCTGGCATGACAGGCGCTGACCTTGAGAACCTCACCAATGAGGCCGCACTCGTCGCCCTTCGGAAGGGCAAAGAGAAAATAGATATGCTTGATTTTGAGGATGCCAGGGACATAATCCTTATGGGGGCCGCGAAGGAAGAGACTATAAATGAAACGGAGAAAAGGATTACTGCATACCACGAGGCTGGACATACACTGACCGCCTGGGAGCTTCCGGGTA from Nitrospirota bacterium includes:
- a CDS encoding transposase, with the translated sequence MMQIVIVDNSVTPGIILAIQTFGSSDIHWHPHLHCLVTNRCFDKDGTSHPMKIVHPFRYHRGVSA